Proteins from a genomic interval of Methanoplanus endosymbiosus:
- a CDS encoding zinc ribbon domain-containing protein — translation MSSSYSSNIVRKSVETDDATYATVLPDQTCDKPLIPKSNPIKQLDWKISLGKGCTYLPEEGIYAKNVEIGYGSWINGSIFGRENITLESGSSSRGGGIINGSVLSEGTVKIKTPEWKKEEFKQDYLYIKGDIIGENINISAPVIVQGNIIAHDAVEISEKSTIFGGIFSKNRLIAKNMVSSFIIGKDILLGENTSVFAPYIVASSQLNMNKVRIISGICTKCKNSNKKDNFHCNFESCEQCLYLTSEDIITKGNHKIASHTWRTYFEDNNNYAPLNEIFAKLHNKKKEEVSFGKQKFSELSENERQTIIQNIQSMVMGDYVSEKIDGDKIISTEGNYIESGATVISDSIINRSTIDSSEKEETKKGTIKDTNTGNAVISDSIINRSTISSSEKDETKTGTTEDKNTGNAVISDSIINRSTISSSEKDETKTDDAENIKCKKCNTTVPEGHKFCTKCGTKME, via the coding sequence ATGAGTAGCTCATATTCAAGCAATATTGTCAGAAAATCTGTTGAAACTGATGATGCCACTTATGCAACGGTTCTTCCCGATCAGACCTGCGATAAACCTCTTATCCCAAAAAGCAACCCCATAAAACAGCTGGACTGGAAAATATCCTTAGGGAAAGGTTGTACTTATCTCCCGGAAGAAGGCATATATGCAAAAAATGTTGAAATCGGGTATGGTTCGTGGATAAACGGGAGCATATTTGGCAGGGAAAATATTACTCTCGAATCCGGTTCTTCTTCACGGGGTGGAGGGATAATAAATGGTTCGGTTTTATCAGAGGGCACTGTTAAGATAAAAACTCCGGAATGGAAAAAAGAAGAATTCAAACAGGATTATTTATATATAAAAGGAGACATTATTGGCGAGAATATTAATATTTCTGCCCCGGTTATAGTACAGGGCAACATTATTGCCCATGACGCTGTTGAAATATCTGAAAAATCAACTATATTTGGAGGAATTTTTTCAAAAAACAGACTTATTGCCAAAAACATGGTGTCATCATTTATAATAGGAAAAGATATTCTGCTTGGAGAAAATACATCTGTATTTGCTCCATATATAGTTGCCAGTTCCCAGCTTAATATGAATAAAGTCAGAATTATTTCAGGGATCTGTACAAAATGTAAAAATTCAAACAAAAAGGATAATTTTCACTGCAATTTTGAATCATGCGAACAATGCCTATACCTGACCAGTGAGGACATCATTACAAAAGGAAATCATAAAATTGCTTCCCATACCTGGAGAACCTATTTTGAAGATAACAATAACTATGCACCATTAAATGAAATTTTTGCTAAACTTCACAATAAAAAGAAAGAAGAGGTATCCTTTGGAAAACAGAAATTCAGTGAACTTTCTGAGAACGAACGACAGACAATTATCCAGAATATTCAGTCTATGGTTATGGGAGACTATGTTTCTGAGAAAATTGATGGAGATAAAATAATCTCTACGGAAGGCAATTATATTGAAAGCGGAGCAACAGTCATTTCTGATTCAATAATAAACAGGAGTACCATAGATTCATCAGAAAAAGAAGAAACAAAAAAAGGTACAATTAAAGATACAAATACCGGGAATGCTGTAATTTCTGATTCGATAATAAACAGGAGTACCATAAGTTCATCCGAAAAAGATGAAACAAAAACAGGTACAACTGAAGATAAAAATACCGGGAATGCTGTAATTTCTGATTCGATAATAAACAGGAGCACCATAAGTTCATCCGAAAAAGATGAAACAAAAACAGATGATGCAGAAAATATCAAGTGCAAAAAATGCAATACCACTGTTCCTGAAGGTCATAAATTCTGCACAAAATGCGGTACAAAAATGGAATAA